In the Streptomyces formicae genome, one interval contains:
- a CDS encoding helix-turn-helix transcriptional regulator, with product MTESTRSAPPPVATTGTELGRYLRARRARVTPAEAGLPAGTGLRRTPGLRREELATLAGVSVDYYTRLERGRETNPSAAVIDALARALRLTGDAHDRLHDLAELASGRLTEPHPTSDQTVRASTLRMLEALSPLPAYVVSRHSYMLAANAPGRALMPGLWDWPPEQRNVTRYVFLHPVGRELYQPWEETVAQSVAHLRAVGGTDPDSPQLTSLVGELLLKSPDFARLWERYDVRERGGGSKTFAHPKVGPMTLTYEVMQLARTGGQRLVAYQAPEGTPDEAAMLRLTPAPDPSPKE from the coding sequence ATGACCGAAAGCACAAGGAGCGCGCCACCCCCGGTGGCGACCACCGGCACGGAACTGGGCAGATACCTCCGCGCCCGGCGCGCCCGCGTCACCCCCGCCGAAGCGGGCCTGCCCGCAGGCACGGGCCTGCGCCGCACCCCGGGCCTGCGCCGCGAGGAGCTCGCGACGCTCGCCGGGGTGAGCGTCGACTACTACACGCGCCTGGAGCGCGGCCGGGAGACGAACCCGTCGGCCGCCGTCATCGACGCGCTGGCCCGCGCCCTGCGCCTGACGGGCGACGCCCACGACCGCCTGCACGACCTCGCCGAGCTGGCCTCGGGCCGCCTCACGGAACCGCACCCCACGAGCGACCAGACGGTCCGCGCGTCCACCCTGAGGATGCTGGAGGCGCTGAGCCCGCTGCCCGCGTACGTGGTGAGCAGGCACAGCTACATGCTGGCCGCCAACGCCCCCGGCAGGGCCCTGATGCCCGGCCTGTGGGACTGGCCCCCCGAGCAGCGCAACGTCACCCGCTACGTCTTCCTGCACCCGGTGGGCCGGGAGCTCTACCAGCCGTGGGAGGAGACCGTCGCGCAGTCCGTGGCCCATCTGCGCGCGGTCGGCGGCACCGACCCCGACTCGCCGCAGCTGACCTCGCTCGTCGGCGAACTCCTGCTCAAGTCACCGGACTTCGCCCGGCTGTGGGAGCGGTACGACGTGCGCGAGCGCGGCGGCGGCAGCAAGACCTTCGCCCACCCGAAGGTCGGCCCGATGACCCTGACGTACGAGGTGATGCAGCTGGCCAGGACGGGCGGCCAGCGCCTGGTGGCCTACCAGGCGCCGGAAGGCACGCCCGACGAGGCGGCGATGCTGCGCCTGACCCCGGCGCCGGACCCCTCCCCCAAGGAGTAG
- a CDS encoding MFS transporter, with translation MSVVLDPPRVLGRRSRSSSSPVALIAALLGFTVITIDVTAVNIALPDIRDSLHGGMAGLQWVVDAYTLMFAALMLSAGALADRAGARRAYAWGVGLFTAASLACALAPGIGSLIAARVAQGGAAAVVMPASLALIRQAYDDPRRRARAIALWTVGGSVAVAVGPVLGGALTETAGWRAVFLLNLPVGALILALLTRTAVSPRRPAPLDLVGQVTAVLTLAGLAFAVIEGGHLGWTSAPVLAAFAVAVGAGFAFHAAEKRHRAPMVPLEMLRERPVAVALAVGFAVNAGFYGVTFLLGLYYQQLRGMSGVEAGLMFVPLAVLITATNLMSPRVAERFGRRPVIVVGQAVLALAMFALLPLGAETPLWQVLLLLVPTGLGGAFAVPALTAQLMDSVPGERAGTASGLLNSLRQTGGAMSVALFGALLAGGGSGFSLAGMHLGLLVVGLLLCVTTALAAWLLPRG, from the coding sequence ATGTCCGTCGTTCTTGATCCGCCCCGTGTGCTGGGGCGTCGTTCCCGTTCCTCCTCGTCCCCCGTCGCCCTCATCGCCGCCCTCCTCGGCTTCACCGTCATCACCATCGACGTCACCGCGGTGAACATCGCGCTGCCCGACATCCGTGACTCCCTGCACGGCGGCATGGCCGGGTTGCAGTGGGTCGTGGACGCGTACACGTTGATGTTCGCGGCGCTGATGCTCTCCGCGGGGGCGCTCGCCGACCGGGCGGGGGCGCGGCGGGCTTACGCGTGGGGCGTGGGGCTCTTCACCGCCGCCTCGCTGGCCTGCGCCCTCGCGCCGGGCATCGGTTCGCTGATCGCCGCCCGCGTCGCGCAGGGCGGGGCCGCCGCCGTCGTGATGCCCGCCTCGCTCGCGCTGATCCGGCAGGCGTACGACGACCCGCGCCGCAGGGCCCGCGCCATCGCCCTGTGGACGGTGGGCGGGTCGGTGGCCGTCGCGGTCGGGCCCGTGCTCGGCGGCGCCCTCACCGAGACCGCCGGGTGGCGTGCCGTGTTCCTGCTCAACCTGCCGGTGGGCGCGCTGATCCTGGCCCTTCTGACCCGCACCGCCGTCTCGCCCCGCAGGCCCGCGCCGCTGGACCTGGTGGGTCAGGTGACCGCCGTACTCACCCTGGCGGGGCTCGCGTTCGCGGTCATCGAGGGCGGGCACCTCGGGTGGACGAGCGCGCCGGTGCTCGCCGCCTTCGCCGTCGCCGTCGGCGCCGGATTCGCCTTCCACGCCGCCGAGAAGCGGCACCGCGCGCCCATGGTGCCGCTGGAGATGCTGCGCGAGCGGCCGGTGGCCGTGGCACTCGCGGTCGGCTTCGCCGTGAACGCCGGGTTCTACGGCGTGACCTTCCTCCTCGGCCTCTACTACCAGCAGTTGCGCGGCATGTCCGGCGTCGAGGCGGGCCTGATGTTCGTGCCGCTCGCCGTGCTCATCACCGCCACCAACCTGATGTCGCCGCGCGTCGCCGAGCGGTTCGGGCGGCGCCCGGTGATCGTCGTGGGGCAGGCCGTGCTCGCGCTCGCGATGTTCGCCCTGCTGCCGCTCGGTGCCGAAACGCCGCTCTGGCAGGTCCTGTTGCTGCTCGTACCGACCGGACTCGGCGGTGCCTTCGCGGTCCCGGCGCTGACCGCGCAGCTCATGGACAGCGTGCCCGGCGAACGCGCGGGCACGGCATCGGGTCTGCTCAACTCCCTTCGCCAGACCGGCGGTGCGATGTCCGTCGCCCTGTTCGGCGCGCTCCTCGCGGGCGGCGGCTCCGGCTTCTCGCTCGCGGGCATGCACCTGGGACTCCTGGTCGTCGGGCTCCTCCTGTGCGTCACCACGGCCCTCGCCGCGTGGCTGCTGCCGCGCGGCTGA
- the cynR gene encoding transcriptional regulator CynR, producing MAPELRHLRYLLAVAEHASFTYAAEELRVSQPTLSQQIKQLERTVGAQLLDRTGRAVRLTDAGSAYAHYARRALQDLAAAERALGEVADLSRGTLRLATTPTFTAYLVGPLAARLHERHPGIALNVRERSQDDIESGLLADELDLGIAFDGPRPHRAGVTGTDLFTETLGLVVGDAHPHAGRARPLPVRELADCPLALLSPGFATRDHIDAHFARHRVQPRIAVQADSISALTEIVRRTPLATVLPDALTRDHPHLHPVPLSPALPARTVTLLRRENAYETAAARAFTELARGWAHDLAR from the coding sequence ATGGCCCCGGAACTCCGTCATCTGCGCTACCTGCTCGCCGTCGCCGAACACGCCAGCTTCACGTACGCCGCCGAGGAGCTGCGCGTCTCGCAGCCGACCCTGTCGCAGCAGATCAAGCAGCTCGAAAGGACCGTCGGCGCGCAGTTGCTCGACCGCACGGGCCGCGCCGTCCGGCTCACCGACGCGGGCAGCGCCTACGCCCACTACGCCCGCCGCGCGCTCCAGGACCTGGCCGCCGCCGAGCGCGCCCTCGGCGAGGTGGCCGACCTCTCGCGCGGCACGCTGCGCCTGGCGACGACCCCGACGTTCACCGCCTACCTGGTCGGCCCGCTCGCCGCCCGGCTGCACGAACGGCACCCGGGGATCGCCCTGAACGTCAGGGAGAGGTCCCAGGACGACATCGAGAGCGGCCTGCTCGCCGACGAACTCGACCTGGGCATCGCCTTCGACGGACCACGGCCGCACCGGGCGGGCGTCACCGGCACGGACCTGTTCACCGAGACGCTCGGCCTGGTCGTCGGCGACGCCCACCCGCACGCGGGCCGCGCCCGCCCGCTACCCGTCCGCGAACTCGCCGACTGCCCGCTCGCGCTGCTCAGCCCCGGCTTCGCCACCCGCGACCACATCGACGCGCACTTCGCCAGGCACCGCGTCCAGCCGCGCATCGCCGTCCAGGCGGACTCGATCAGCGCGCTGACGGAGATCGTCCGGCGCACCCCGCTGGCCACGGTCCTGCCCGACGCGCTGACCCGCGACCACCCGCACCTGCACCCCGTGCCGCTCTCCCCCGCGCTGCCCGCCCGCACGGTCACGCTGCTGCGCAGGGAGAACGCCTACGAGACGGCGGCGGCCCGCGCGTTCACCGAACTGGCCAGGGGCTGGGCCCACGACCTGGCGCGCTGA
- a CDS encoding carbonic anhydrase encodes MTTHDLGEGVARFQRDVFPGKADLFARLATTHRPGTLFISCSDARVVPELITQREPGELFVIRTAGNLVPPYAPGADGVAASVEYAVAVLGVEDIVVCGHSGCGAMTALAEEHDLGALPAVADWLRHVGAVPTRDVAALVRANVGAQLAHLATHPSVARALEARTLTLRGWVFDIATGSVEHVGFPRRLASTPVHS; translated from the coding sequence GTGACCACGCACGACCTCGGCGAGGGCGTCGCCCGATTCCAGCGCGACGTCTTCCCCGGCAAGGCGGATCTGTTCGCCCGCCTCGCGACCACGCACCGGCCCGGCACGCTGTTCATCAGCTGCTCCGACGCCCGCGTCGTGCCCGAGCTGATCACCCAGCGCGAGCCGGGCGAGCTGTTCGTCATCCGTACGGCGGGGAACCTCGTGCCTCCGTACGCCCCCGGCGCGGACGGGGTCGCCGCGAGCGTCGAGTACGCCGTCGCGGTCCTCGGCGTCGAGGACATCGTGGTCTGCGGGCACTCGGGCTGCGGCGCGATGACCGCGCTCGCCGAGGAGCACGACCTGGGCGCGCTGCCCGCCGTCGCCGACTGGCTGCGGCACGTGGGCGCGGTGCCCACGCGTGACGTGGCCGCCCTGGTGCGCGCCAACGTCGGCGCCCAGCTGGCCCATCTGGCCACCCATCCCTCGGTGGCCCGCGCCCTTGAGGCGCGGACGCTCACGCTGCGCGGCTGGGTCTTCGACATCGCCACCGGTTCGGTGGAGCACGTCGGCTTCCCACGTCGCCTCGCCAGTACGCCTGTTCACTCATAG
- the cynS gene encoding cyanase, with protein sequence MPHAQFDPTARQALAVAAVDAKTRKDLSWQQIADVTGGLSVAFVTAAVLGQHALPDHAADAVAELLGLDADAAMLLRTIPTRGSLGGAVPTDPTIYRFYEMLQVYGTTLKALVHEEFGDGIISAINFKLDVKKVADPEGGERAVITLDGKYLPTKPF encoded by the coding sequence ATGCCGCACGCCCAGTTCGACCCCACCGCCCGTCAGGCCCTCGCCGTCGCCGCCGTCGACGCCAAGACCCGCAAGGACCTGTCCTGGCAGCAGATCGCCGACGTGACCGGTGGCCTCTCCGTCGCCTTCGTCACCGCCGCCGTGCTCGGCCAGCACGCCCTGCCCGACCACGCGGCCGACGCCGTCGCCGAGCTGCTCGGCCTGGACGCGGACGCGGCGATGCTGCTGCGGACCATCCCGACGCGCGGTTCCCTCGGCGGCGCCGTCCCCACCGACCCGACGATCTACCGCTTCTACGAGATGCTCCAGGTCTACGGCACCACCCTGAAGGCCCTGGTCCACGAGGAGTTCGGCGACGGCATCATCAGCGCCATCAACTTCAAGCTGGACGTGAAGAAGGTCGCCGACCCCGAGGGCGGCGAGCGCGCGGTCATCACGCTCGACGGCAAGTACCTGCCGACCAAGCCCTTCTGA